From Actinopolymorpha cephalotaxi, one genomic window encodes:
- a CDS encoding CehA/McbA family metallohydrolase — protein MPGYEPLSLESVCNAGVDILGAPEQEPPLGKVTLRGLPFLVGSETPAKDRCFVAPSQPVSVDIGRTARHVIVAHRLLEPGGPAGHGVGGHVADYVFHLAGGRTVEVPIRERFEIQIIGHAWGRDPFLAVSDTHDANSPRFEGRWGMAGFRMTEHSKGWAQTFYLWQWENPEPDTVIERLEIVPRGLPFLVGGVTLGHLDEHPFVRTPGRPVRLVVKDSDVAKRDGVLDLDVDRGVATYPQPIPTGNDRAGFGAGDWPPATSPAHASVTALPSATLTVGSKGEELGRVRWGDVERDGHAEADRVRVELVDPGRNWVHVKVLDDATGRPVPCRVHFRSPEGVPYQPHGHHNHVNQNIGSWHLDVGGDVILGQRTYAYVDGTCQGWLPRGEVVVDVARGFEYEPLRETVRIEKGQRELTLRIRRTSDLAAQGWWSGDSHVHFLSTAGAQLEQQGEDLRVVNLLQAQWGALFTNTEDFTGRVIGANGADGRGGGDYLTYVGQENRQHVLGHMLLWGLKEPVMPWSSDGPDEAELGGALDVTLSDWADRTHAQGGTVVAAHFPNPNGEPAVLVTTGRADAVEMLAHGDDALLEYYRYLNSGYRIPLVGGTDKMSSSVPVGLYRTYARLDPDEEFTYEGWCRAVRQGRTFLSGGPLLTFSVDGRQAGDTVELSGPGTVTVEAAVTSIFPLHGLELVCNGEVVASVAGRGERALNLTEEVRVDGHSWLALRALGSDNHLDEWGRRVFAHTSPVFVACGGPWGMADPDGLHYIRTVVEGARDYVRHTAIRRPDDLTTHHHGEANHLAWLERPFAEALEALDRRDRERHR, from the coding sequence ATGCCCGGCTACGAACCACTCTCGCTCGAGTCCGTGTGCAACGCAGGCGTCGACATCCTCGGCGCTCCGGAGCAGGAACCCCCGCTCGGCAAGGTGACCTTGCGCGGCCTGCCGTTCCTCGTAGGTTCCGAAACCCCCGCGAAGGACCGCTGCTTCGTGGCGCCCTCGCAGCCGGTGTCGGTCGACATCGGGCGCACGGCCCGGCACGTCATCGTCGCGCACCGGCTGCTGGAGCCCGGTGGTCCGGCCGGGCACGGCGTCGGCGGACACGTCGCCGACTACGTCTTCCACCTGGCCGGCGGGCGGACCGTCGAGGTGCCGATCCGGGAACGCTTCGAGATCCAGATCATCGGCCACGCCTGGGGACGCGACCCGTTCCTGGCGGTCAGCGACACCCACGACGCCAACTCGCCCCGGTTCGAGGGCCGCTGGGGGATGGCCGGCTTCCGGATGACCGAGCACAGCAAGGGCTGGGCGCAGACGTTCTACCTGTGGCAGTGGGAGAACCCCGAGCCGGACACCGTGATCGAACGCCTGGAGATCGTCCCGCGCGGCCTGCCGTTCCTCGTCGGCGGCGTCACCCTCGGCCACCTCGACGAGCATCCGTTCGTCCGTACGCCGGGACGGCCGGTCCGGCTGGTGGTCAAGGACTCCGACGTCGCGAAGCGGGACGGCGTACTCGACCTCGACGTCGACCGCGGCGTGGCCACCTACCCGCAGCCGATCCCGACCGGCAACGACCGTGCGGGTTTCGGCGCCGGTGACTGGCCGCCGGCCACCAGTCCCGCGCACGCCTCCGTCACCGCCCTCCCGTCGGCCACCCTCACCGTCGGCAGCAAGGGCGAGGAGCTCGGCCGGGTGCGGTGGGGTGACGTCGAACGCGACGGCCACGCCGAAGCCGACCGGGTGCGGGTCGAGCTCGTCGACCCGGGCCGCAACTGGGTGCACGTGAAGGTGCTCGACGACGCGACCGGACGCCCGGTGCCGTGCCGGGTGCACTTCCGTTCCCCGGAAGGGGTTCCGTACCAGCCGCACGGTCACCACAACCACGTCAACCAGAACATCGGCAGCTGGCACCTCGACGTGGGTGGCGACGTCATCCTCGGCCAGCGCACCTACGCCTACGTCGACGGCACCTGCCAGGGCTGGCTTCCGCGCGGTGAGGTGGTCGTCGACGTGGCCCGCGGGTTCGAGTACGAACCGTTGCGGGAGACCGTGCGCATCGAGAAGGGCCAGCGGGAGCTGACGCTGCGGATCCGGCGTACGTCCGACCTGGCGGCGCAGGGCTGGTGGTCCGGCGACTCCCACGTGCACTTCCTGTCCACCGCCGGCGCCCAGCTCGAACAGCAGGGCGAGGACCTGCGCGTGGTCAATCTCCTGCAGGCCCAGTGGGGCGCGCTGTTCACCAACACCGAGGACTTCACCGGCCGGGTGATCGGCGCCAACGGTGCGGACGGCAGGGGCGGCGGCGACTATCTCACGTACGTCGGCCAGGAGAACCGCCAGCACGTCCTCGGCCACATGCTGCTGTGGGGGTTGAAGGAACCCGTCATGCCGTGGTCCAGCGACGGCCCGGACGAGGCGGAGCTGGGCGGCGCCCTGGACGTGACGTTGAGCGACTGGGCCGACCGTACCCACGCGCAGGGCGGCACCGTCGTCGCCGCGCACTTCCCCAACCCCAACGGCGAGCCGGCCGTGCTGGTCACCACCGGGCGGGCGGACGCGGTGGAGATGCTCGCCCACGGCGACGACGCGCTGCTGGAGTACTACCGCTACCTCAACTCCGGTTACCGGATCCCGCTCGTCGGCGGTACGGACAAGATGTCGAGTTCGGTGCCGGTGGGGCTCTACCGCACCTACGCCCGGCTCGACCCGGACGAGGAGTTCACCTACGAGGGCTGGTGCCGCGCGGTGCGGCAGGGACGGACGTTCCTGTCCGGCGGCCCGCTGCTCACCTTCTCCGTGGACGGGCGGCAGGCCGGCGACACGGTCGAGCTGTCCGGGCCGGGCACGGTGACCGTCGAGGCCGCGGTGACCAGCATCTTCCCGCTGCACGGCCTGGAACTCGTCTGCAACGGCGAGGTGGTCGCCTCCGTCGCCGGGCGGGGCGAGCGCGCGCTGAACCTCACCGAGGAGGTCCGCGTCGACGGCCATTCCTGGCTCGCGCTGCGGGCACTCGGCAGCGACAACCACCTGGACGAGTGGGGCCGCCGGGTGTTCGCGCACACCTCGCCGGTGTTCGTCGCCTGTGGCGGGCCGTGGGGGATGGCCGACCCGGACGGACTGCACTACATCCGTACGGTCGTGGAGGGCGCCCGCGACTACGTACGCCACACCGCGATCCGCCGCCCGGACGACCTCACCACCCACCACCACGGCGAGGCGAACCACCTCGCCTGGCTCGAACGCCCCTTCGCCGAGGCACTGGAGGCGCTGGACCGCCGCGACCGCGAACGCCACC